The proteins below come from a single Chloroflexota bacterium genomic window:
- the pyrF gene encoding orotidine-5'-phosphate decarboxylase: MTFFEFLENRVNEVDSLLCVGLDPHRSDLPEWSGRAAVEFCLRLIEATADLAVAYKPNAAFFESLGSEGVIALQEVIAAIPEGIPVLLDAKRGDIASTAQAYADAAFETLGADAITLSPYLGRDSVEPFIADPEKGVFLLCKTSNPGASDLQDLIVTGDRRLDADETPFLRPLPPVRLYEHVARLAQSWNTNDNIGLVVGATQPESLARVRAAAPDLWILAPGVGAQGGDLRAALSAGLRTDGLGMLIPVSRGISRADDPRQAALEFRDAINAERAKAQPSTFNLQPNNSLADGLLEAGCIQFGRFTLKSGTESPIYIDLRRLVGYPKLLSQVALAYLDILQNVRFDHLAALPYAAMPIAAAISLHGDIPMIYPRKETKAYGTKAQIEGVYEPGQRAVVIDDLISTGGSKFEGIEKLEFAGLEVEDVVVLIDRRPNGQNELAERGYNLHAVLTIANLLNYYAESGKVTAEKIRAAREFFSDES; the protein is encoded by the coding sequence ATGACTTTTTTTGAATTTTTAGAAAACCGCGTAAACGAAGTTGATTCCCTGCTTTGTGTTGGCCTCGATCCGCACAGGAGCGACTTGCCTGAGTGGAGTGGGCGCGCCGCCGTGGAGTTTTGCCTGCGTCTCATCGAGGCGACTGCCGACCTGGCCGTAGCCTACAAGCCCAACGCGGCCTTTTTTGAGAGTCTTGGCTCCGAGGGCGTGATTGCTCTGCAAGAAGTGATCGCCGCCATCCCCGAAGGCATACCCGTGTTGCTCGATGCCAAGCGCGGCGATATCGCCTCCACGGCCCAGGCCTACGCCGATGCCGCCTTCGAGACCCTCGGCGCCGATGCCATTACACTCAGCCCCTACCTGGGCCGCGATTCGGTGGAACCCTTCATCGCCGATCCCGAAAAGGGTGTTTTTCTGCTCTGCAAGACATCCAATCCCGGAGCGTCGGATTTACAAGACCTGATCGTGACCGGAGACCGAAGACTGGATGCCGATGAAACCCCTTTCTTACGTCCTCTGCCCCCCGTCCGCTTATACGAGCACGTTGCCCGCCTTGCCCAATCCTGGAACACTAACGATAATATTGGTCTCGTTGTCGGCGCAACCCAACCCGAATCATTAGCGCGTGTGCGCGCCGCGGCCCCCGATCTGTGGATTCTGGCTCCGGGTGTGGGCGCACAGGGTGGGGATTTGCGCGCCGCGTTGAGCGCCGGTTTGCGCACCGATGGTTTGGGGATGCTGATCCCCGTCTCACGCGGCATCTCCCGCGCCGATGATCCGCGTCAAGCCGCGTTGGAGTTTCGCGACGCTATCAATGCAGAACGAGCAAAGGCACAACCTTCAACCTTCAACCTTCAACCTAATAACTCGTTGGCCGATGGCCTGCTCGAGGCGGGCTGCATCCAGTTTGGCAGGTTCACGCTCAAATCCGGGACTGAATCGCCCATCTATATCGATCTGCGCCGACTGGTTGGTTATCCAAAACTGCTCTCACAGGTTGCATTGGCCTATTTGGATATTTTACAGAATGTGCGCTTTGATCATCTCGCTGCTTTACCCTACGCCGCTATGCCGATTGCCGCGGCCATCAGCTTGCACGGTGACATCCCCATGATTTATCCGCGCAAAGAAACGAAAGCCTATGGCACCAAAGCCCAAATTGAAGGTGTCTACGAGCCGGGTCAACGCGCCGTGGTGATTGACGATCTCATCTCAACGGGCGGTAGCAAGTTCGAAGGAATCGAAAAACTCGAATTTGCCGGACTGGAAGTGGAAGACGTGGTTGTGCTGATTGACCGCCGCCCCAACGGGCAAAACGAACTCGCCGAGCGCGGCTACAACCTGCACGCCGTCTTGACGATTGCCAATTTACTGAATTATTACGCCGAATCCGGAAAAGTTACCGCAGAGAAAATTCGGGCCGCGCGAGAATTCTTTTCGGATGAAAGTTGA
- a CDS encoding quinone-dependent dihydroorotate dehydrogenase — MYRNFFRSLLFRLDPERAHELTLDALRLVGALPPLRAALRRAFALQNQSPVEVFGLKFPNAVGLAAGYDKDGLAWRGLASLGFGHIEIGTVTPRPQAGNPKPRVFRIPEEQAVINRMGFPGRGAEFVAQQLAPVTARRSSVVIGINLGKNKDTPNEEAAQDYLYLLEKFSPLADYLTVNISSPNTVGLRRLQARAALEDLLSQLNAQRLTFNLQRPILVKLAPDLTDEELDDALDAITRTGMEGVIATNTTTNRAGVRSALAQESGGLSGAPLTRASTTIIQKIYQRTNGKLPIIGVGGIMTPEDAKEKLDAGATLVQIFTGLIYRGPKFVKVVAEYISRRA; from the coding sequence ATGTACAGAAATTTCTTCCGCTCTCTACTTTTCCGCCTGGACCCCGAGCGCGCCCACGAACTCACGCTGGATGCGTTGCGTTTGGTTGGCGCGCTGCCTCCATTGCGGGCCGCGCTCCGCCGCGCTTTTGCTTTGCAAAACCAGTCACCGGTGGAAGTCTTTGGGCTGAAATTCCCGAACGCAGTTGGTCTGGCCGCCGGGTATGATAAAGACGGCCTGGCCTGGCGTGGACTTGCATCTTTAGGCTTTGGGCATATCGAAATCGGGACGGTCACGCCGCGGCCCCAGGCGGGGAATCCAAAACCGCGCGTTTTCCGCATCCCGGAGGAGCAAGCTGTCATTAATCGTATGGGCTTCCCTGGGCGCGGCGCGGAGTTTGTGGCGCAACAATTGGCGCCGGTCACCGCTCGTCGCTCGTCGGTCGTCATTGGCATCAATCTCGGCAAAAACAAAGACACTCCTAACGAGGAAGCCGCACAAGATTATCTTTATCTACTGGAAAAATTCTCTCCGCTGGCCGATTATTTGACGGTCAATATCAGTTCGCCCAATACGGTTGGCCTGCGCCGCCTGCAAGCCCGTGCTGCCCTCGAAGATTTATTGAGCCAGTTGAATGCTCAACGTTTAACCTTCAACCTTCAACGTCCAATCTTGGTGAAATTAGCCCCCGATTTAACGGATGAAGAACTGGACGATGCTCTTGACGCGATCACACGCACCGGCATGGAGGGAGTGATCGCCACGAACACGACGACCAACCGCGCGGGAGTCCGCTCGGCGCTGGCGCAGGAAAGTGGTGGACTGAGTGGCGCACCGCTGACGCGCGCCAGCACGACGATTATCCAGAAAATTTATCAACGCACAAACGGGAAATTGCCCATCATAGGCGTGGGGGGCATCATGACTCCCGAAGATGCCAAAGAAAAGCTCGATGCCGGGGCGACGTTGGTTCAAATTTTTACTGGCCTGATCTACCGTGGACCAAAATTTGTTAAAGTAGTTGCGGAATATATATCGAGGAGAGCATGA
- a CDS encoding GNAT family N-acetyltransferase, translating into MNKISPIIDVEVSLREVTEETVRQICSLSDTLSAQQQQMVAPNAVSIAQAHFSDKAWFRAIYVDETPVGFLMLYDDVEKSEYYLWRLMIAGPYQKMGYGRRAIELLLEYVRARPGATELQTNYVPIEGGPEMFYKGMGFVSTGEVDGGEVVLSLKL; encoded by the coding sequence ATGAACAAAATATCGCCAATCATAGATGTTGAAGTCAGCTTGCGTGAAGTCACAGAGGAAACAGTGCGGCAAATTTGCAGCCTTAGCGATACGCTTTCTGCACAGCAACAGCAAATGGTTGCTCCCAATGCCGTATCCATTGCGCAAGCCCATTTTTCGGATAAAGCCTGGTTTCGCGCCATTTACGTGGATGAAACACCGGTTGGTTTTTTGATGTTATATGATGATGTTGAGAAGTCGGAGTATTATTTGTGGCGCTTGATGATTGCCGGGCCGTATCAAAAGATGGGTTATGGACGCAGAGCGATTGAGTTGTTGCTGGAGTATGTGCGCGCACGCCCCGGCGCAACGGAATTGCAAACCAACTATGTTCCCATCGAAGGCGGCCCAGAAATGTTCTATAAGGGGATGGGTTTCGTCTCTACGGGTGAAGTGGATGGCGGCGAAGTTGTCTTGAGTTTGAAGCTATAG
- a CDS encoding DUF3048 domain-containing protein produces MRYFLAFMLILTVALVAYTPSGAANLSRVGSPLEGNTAPGQSTAPATPTPGTPADYPTQGYGPINFPENINPLTGLPVADSALLNRRPLAIKISNGPRSVRPQWGLSLADHVFEYFHEVGRTRFNAIYYGNDAEIVGPIRSARYADEDLVRMYKAIFAFGSADIRILNKLWVSEFSDRLIFLSDYPCPATADYPLCRTDPNVYNHLVADTALLSEHFTPAGIANGRQYLDGLHFNVNIPEGSAPGESVTTRYSQSFYNRWEYDPEIGRYLRYEDKYDDPAGNAEEFELLTDRLTEQPIMADNIVILLTEHTYYSREPEVWEIELFGYGKAYLFRDGQVYEISWARAVESDLIAVTYPDGSRFPLQPGNTWYQVVGASSTITDDGSGNWRFHHWTP; encoded by the coding sequence GTGAGATATTTTTTGGCCTTTATGCTGATACTGACGGTTGCGTTGGTTGCGTACACCCCAAGCGGCGCAGCGAACTTAAGTCGGGTGGGTTCACCCCTCGAGGGAAATACCGCCCCCGGGCAATCTACTGCCCCCGCCACGCCCACTCCCGGCACTCCCGCTGATTACCCCACCCAGGGCTATGGGCCAATCAACTTCCCCGAAAATATCAACCCGCTGACCGGCCTGCCCGTCGCCGACTCTGCTCTACTCAACCGCCGTCCATTGGCGATCAAAATATCCAACGGGCCGCGCAGCGTCCGCCCGCAATGGGGGCTTTCGCTAGCCGATCATGTTTTTGAGTATTTTCACGAAGTCGGGCGCACACGTTTCAACGCCATCTACTATGGCAACGATGCTGAAATCGTCGGCCCCATCCGCTCGGCGCGCTATGCCGATGAAGACCTAGTGCGCATGTACAAAGCGATTTTTGCCTTCGGCAGTGCCGATATACGCATACTCAATAAATTGTGGGTAAGCGAGTTCAGCGACCGGCTCATTTTTCTCTCCGATTATCCCTGCCCGGCAACGGCAGATTATCCACTCTGCCGCACCGACCCCAACGTTTACAATCACCTCGTAGCCGATACTGCCCTGCTCAGTGAACACTTCACCCCGGCGGGAATCGCCAACGGGCGGCAGTACCTTGACGGACTGCACTTCAATGTGAATATCCCCGAGGGCAGCGCGCCCGGCGAAAGCGTGACCACGCGCTACAGCCAATCGTTCTACAATCGTTGGGAATATGATCCGGAAATTGGGCGCTATCTGCGCTACGAAGATAAATACGACGACCCGGCAGGCAACGCTGAAGAATTTGAGTTGCTCACCGACCGTTTGACTGAACAGCCGATCATGGCTGATAATATCGTCATCCTGCTGACCGAACACACCTATTACTCGCGCGAGCCAGAAGTGTGGGAAATTGAATTATTTGGCTATGGTAAAGCGTATCTCTTTCGCGATGGGCAAGTCTACGAAATCAGTTGGGCGCGTGCCGTCGAGAGCGATCTGATTGCCGTAACCTACCCCGATGGCTCGCGCTTCCCACTCCAGCCGGGGAACACCTGGTATCAGGTGGTGGGCGCTTCATCCACGATCACAGATGATGGCAGCGGCAACTGGCGTTTCCATCATTGGACGCCATAG
- a CDS encoding DUF3048 domain-containing protein yields MKPKPLFLLALLVSLLMLACGSLPFFTDETPEIESIATAENTAEPASIPDMAPATSTTATTSVIEASPSDTAQAATPTAIPESSSAVPDAGIMRVGPDDFPDYINPLTGLPVPNPALLDRRPIVAKIPNYPHSVRPQAGISLADHIYEYYLEWGLTRFMAVFYGNDAERFGPIRSGRVFDAHIMRMYNGIFVFNYADDRTLDYFEEIELDQRYFALDQRCPPLCRDESINSYNNLFGNTSAVHDFVQTRGVADDRRDLSGNFFSSLNNLEAPIGAEVHITYSYANYAYWRYHDGSGLYVRYQGNTDNVDGNSAQYEMHMDSLTGQPLTASNVIILMVPHEFFHKSSDTEVFTMDLTGTGTAYVFRDNQAFEARWQRFAENQPLAILDTNGRPFPLKPGTTFFQVINTTSEVGQYDSATWYFDFARPPDPEPEEEE; encoded by the coding sequence ATGAAACCCAAACCGTTATTTTTACTCGCTCTCCTGGTCAGCTTGCTCATGCTAGCCTGTGGCTCATTACCGTTTTTTACGGATGAAACCCCAGAGATTGAATCGATCGCGACTGCCGAAAATACAGCCGAACCGGCCAGCATACCCGACATGGCACCGGCTACCTCAACAACCGCCACCACAAGTGTAATAGAGGCGTCACCCAGCGATACCGCACAAGCTGCTACGCCAACAGCAATACCAGAGTCATCGTCGGCGGTGCCCGATGCAGGCATTATGCGCGTTGGCCCCGATGATTTCCCCGATTATATTAACCCGCTAACGGGCCTACCCGTACCGAACCCAGCCCTGCTCGACCGCCGCCCAATTGTAGCTAAAATCCCCAATTATCCGCATAGTGTACGCCCACAAGCGGGCATCTCGCTGGCCGACCATATTTACGAATACTATCTCGAGTGGGGGTTGACGCGCTTTATGGCCGTTTTCTACGGTAACGATGCCGAGCGGTTTGGGCCGATCCGTTCCGGGCGCGTTTTCGACGCGCATATTATGCGCATGTACAATGGCATTTTCGTCTTCAACTACGCCGATGATCGCACTTTAGATTATTTTGAGGAGATCGAACTCGATCAACGCTATTTCGCCCTCGACCAGCGTTGTCCGCCACTGTGCCGCGATGAGAGTATCAACAGTTATAATAACCTGTTCGGCAATACCAGCGCTGTCCACGATTTTGTCCAAACCCGCGGCGTCGCCGATGACCGCCGCGATCTATCGGGCAATTTCTTCTCATCGCTCAACAATCTGGAAGCTCCCATCGGTGCGGAAGTGCATATCACTTATTCGTATGCCAATTACGCCTACTGGCGCTATCACGATGGCTCCGGGCTGTATGTGCGTTACCAGGGCAACACCGATAACGTGGATGGTAACAGCGCACAATACGAAATGCACATGGATTCGCTCACCGGCCAGCCCCTTACCGCCTCCAATGTCATCATCCTGATGGTGCCACACGAATTTTTCCATAAATCATCCGATACCGAAGTTTTCACAATGGACCTCACCGGCACCGGCACGGCCTATGTTTTCCGCGATAATCAGGCCTTTGAAGCGCGCTGGCAGCGTTTCGCTGAAAACCAGCCCCTCGCTATTCTGGATACCAACGGCAGGCCTTTCCCGCTCAAACCGGGCACAACCTTTTTCCAGGTTATCAACACCACTTCAGAAGTCGGGCAGTATGATTCAGCAACCTGGTATTTCGACTTCGCCCGTCCGCCAGACCCAGAGCCGGAGGAAGAAGAGTGA
- a CDS encoding DUF2085 domain-containing protein, which translates to MIGIRKILESQLLRSISWQKITYLVLGIIILAWLFNTPAGLLGKADAVGYAVCHRIDARSFHIGIRQFSFCARCTGQYLGVVLGMVYQLVLGRRRSGRPSWGQIVVLGVLVLAYGLDGFHSYLHLLPGNLIHFYEPSNTLRVLTGTGLGIGLSVMVLPAFHQTMWKVQDRRPALGGWLQFGGLLLLGLLLDILVLSENPLILYPLALLSAAGVLIVLTLVYTMVFVMLFRLENRFERFADLTFPLASGFIIALLQIAAIDFLRYWWTGTWEGFHFG; encoded by the coding sequence ATGATTGGTATCCGAAAAATTCTAGAATCACAATTATTACGCTCGATCTCCTGGCAAAAAATCACATATCTGGTTTTAGGGATTATCATCCTGGCGTGGTTGTTCAACACCCCGGCTGGACTGCTCGGCAAAGCCGATGCGGTTGGTTATGCGGTTTGCCATCGCATTGATGCGCGCTCTTTCCACATTGGGATACGTCAGTTTTCATTCTGTGCGCGCTGCACCGGGCAATATCTGGGCGTGGTTTTGGGCATGGTCTATCAGCTTGTGCTTGGCCGCCGCCGGAGTGGACGACCCTCTTGGGGGCAAATAGTTGTTTTGGGCGTGTTGGTGCTGGCTTATGGCCTGGATGGATTTCACTCGTACCTGCATCTCCTACCCGGCAATCTGATCCATTTTTATGAGCCAAGTAATACCTTGCGAGTGTTGACTGGAACCGGTCTGGGAATTGGCCTCAGCGTGATGGTTTTGCCGGCTTTTCATCAGACGATGTGGAAGGTGCAAGATCGTCGCCCAGCTCTGGGTGGGTGGCTGCAATTTGGCGGATTACTGCTCCTGGGTTTATTGTTGGATATCCTGGTGCTGAGCGAAAATCCGCTGATTTTGTATCCCCTGGCATTGCTCAGCGCAGCGGGGGTGCTGATTGTGCTCACCCTGGTATACACAATGGTTTTTGTAATGCTCTTCCGCCTGGAGAATCGTTTTGAACGCTTCGCTGATTTAACCTTCCCCCTGGCATCTGGTTTTATCATCGCCCTGTTACAAATTGCTGCCATCGACTTTTTACGTTACTGGTGGACGGGTACTTGGGAAGGCTTCCATTTTGGCTGA